One stretch of Cryptosporangium aurantiacum DNA includes these proteins:
- a CDS encoding DJ-1/PfpI family protein encodes MRRILTRAARIAVYLVAFVVPPVLISVVGVRAALADRYEPPPGERSAQVAVPAHDPAKPTAVVLLNHGGTEVTDALAPFQVFAESGAFNVYLAAPTKRQVTLSGGLDVLPQLSLAELDRRLGGRSPDVVVVPAMWRVGSAGQRPVADWLRKHAPSIGTLMSVCDGAEVLADAGLLEGRRATASWANLAKWEKRHPDVKWVRGSRYVQDGTVLTSAGVTSGVVAALHVVRDRLGEPAATALAERIGYPDTRLGDEPRIPVDALSPADRALYVLRGAWTPHKPQIGVVVTEGASEIELASAFDAYPGPAFTSRTTSLGPSSVRSAHGLTFVPRYALDDPPELDRLVVPGRTVPPRVRSQVEDTGIRPYYVHVGSDGFPFDATLRDLAEHENVPLTRFNARLLEYPTGHLSLTGPGWPVLPTVLLVTAGLLGLAIVGALDVVIRRRRAP; translated from the coding sequence ATGAGGCGAATCCTCACCAGGGCTGCGCGGATCGCCGTCTACCTGGTCGCGTTCGTCGTGCCACCGGTGCTGATCAGCGTCGTCGGGGTGCGGGCGGCGCTGGCCGACCGCTACGAACCACCGCCGGGCGAACGAAGCGCGCAGGTGGCGGTCCCCGCCCACGACCCGGCGAAGCCGACCGCGGTCGTGCTCCTCAACCACGGTGGTACCGAGGTCACCGACGCGCTGGCCCCGTTCCAGGTGTTCGCCGAGTCGGGGGCGTTCAACGTCTACCTGGCCGCGCCCACGAAGCGGCAGGTGACGCTCAGCGGCGGACTCGACGTGCTGCCCCAGCTCTCGCTCGCCGAACTGGACCGCAGGCTCGGCGGCCGGTCGCCGGACGTCGTCGTGGTGCCCGCGATGTGGCGGGTCGGGTCCGCCGGACAGCGGCCGGTCGCCGACTGGCTGCGGAAACACGCTCCGAGCATCGGCACGCTGATGTCGGTGTGCGACGGCGCCGAGGTCCTGGCCGACGCCGGGCTCCTGGAGGGCAGGCGCGCGACCGCGAGCTGGGCCAACCTGGCGAAGTGGGAGAAGCGGCACCCGGACGTGAAGTGGGTGCGGGGCAGCCGCTACGTCCAGGACGGCACCGTGCTCACCAGCGCCGGTGTCACGTCCGGCGTCGTCGCGGCGTTGCACGTCGTCCGGGACCGGTTGGGGGAACCGGCCGCGACCGCGCTGGCCGAGCGCATCGGCTACCCCGACACCCGGCTCGGCGACGAGCCCCGGATCCCGGTCGACGCGCTGAGCCCCGCCGACCGTGCCCTCTACGTCCTGCGCGGCGCCTGGACACCGCATAAACCGCAGATCGGGGTGGTCGTCACCGAGGGCGCGTCCGAGATCGAGCTCGCCTCCGCGTTCGACGCCTACCCCGGGCCGGCGTTCACGTCGCGGACGACGTCGCTGGGGCCCTCCTCGGTGCGGTCCGCACATGGGCTGACGTTCGTCCCCCGCTACGCGCTCGACGACCCTCCGGAGCTCGACCGTCTCGTGGTGCCCGGCCGCACGGTGCCGCCCCGCGTGCGCTCCCAGGTGGAGGACACCGGCATCCGGCCGTACTACGTGCACGTGGGCTCGGACGGCTTCCCGTTCGACGCGACGCTGCGCGACCTGGCCGAACACGAGAACGTACCGCTCACCCGCTTCAACGCCCGGCTGCTCGAGTACCCCACCGGCCACCTCTCGCTCACCGGCCCCGGCTGGCCGGTGCTCCCGACCGTGCTGCTGGTCACCGCCGGGCTGCTGGGACTCGCGATCGTCGGCGCGCTCGACGTCGTCATCAGAAGAAGGAGGGCCCCATGA
- a CDS encoding LuxR C-terminal-related transcriptional regulator: MDGSGQALRPNTRRASVVRRARLADRLDPGPGRRLTVVVAPAGYGKTTLLGTWAGTRERVGWLTLDERDNEENRFLTSLIGALRQGSGDDELGKGVLAALRSPDLRHPDALIGALLADLERLPEPVDVVLDDYHVITGDAVHRACVFLVEHAPEHLHLIVSGRVDPPLPLARWRVRGELVRLGADDLAFTVPEAAAFVRDVMRLELARQDLVRLHEKTEGWVAGLQIAALSLRGRTSPAEFVASFSGRHRDVFDFLGEEVLDRQPAEVRRFLVETSILDQLSGPLCDAVTGRTDGQETLERLERENLFVVALDDERRWYRYHHLFADFLRLEPDRARPGPDRGELHARASRWCEANGALPDAIGHAISAADHDRAIGLILAGADAAWSRGEVPTVLGWIEALPADVREQQPRLVLQQALALALTGKPDRAQRLAESVRGEEPLLAGFSAAVRSWCARLRGDLHPAIDLARQALTLLPADRGGLRVFAADSLGDSLWSLGDLPAAETALTDAAAIGTDAGHVYGTLSALTLLARVQSERGRLGRAHATLLRAERYALQQDMGASSATAALHLGLAALQYERDDLDAAEVAFRTGVESAERTGNVTDLTWGLVGLSRLEQARHRPDAALATALRAERVARDYGANPEAVVAAAWMVRLRLLRDELPEAAAAEQTLARHAEAGTPGAEIPGRLAAARLSLARGRSRDALRLLRPLRDAAQAAGRGRDLLEILVVQALASEPDEAAATLADALARAAPEHYVRTFVDEGPALAALLPRVDGAEELRAAFERQQAVPPEPALAEPMTDRESDVLRLLAAGKTNREIAAELFVSVGTVKTHLNNLYRKLGAHSRTQALARARALNLPSISTFR; the protein is encoded by the coding sequence ATGGACGGCTCGGGCCAGGCACTCCGCCCGAACACGCGGCGGGCGTCCGTGGTCCGCCGCGCCCGCCTCGCCGACCGGTTGGACCCCGGCCCCGGTCGCCGGCTCACCGTCGTCGTGGCTCCCGCCGGCTACGGCAAGACGACGCTGCTCGGCACGTGGGCCGGGACCCGGGAGCGCGTGGGCTGGCTGACGCTGGACGAGCGGGACAACGAAGAGAACCGGTTCCTCACCTCGCTGATCGGTGCGCTGCGCCAGGGCTCCGGCGACGACGAACTGGGGAAGGGCGTGCTGGCCGCGCTGCGCTCGCCTGACCTCCGTCATCCGGACGCGCTGATCGGCGCGCTGCTCGCCGATCTCGAACGGTTGCCCGAGCCGGTGGACGTCGTCCTCGACGACTACCACGTGATCACCGGCGACGCGGTGCACCGGGCGTGTGTGTTCCTGGTGGAGCACGCACCGGAGCACCTGCACCTGATCGTGTCCGGCCGGGTGGATCCGCCGCTGCCGCTGGCCCGGTGGCGGGTCCGCGGCGAGCTGGTCCGGCTGGGCGCCGACGACCTGGCGTTCACGGTGCCGGAGGCCGCGGCGTTCGTGCGGGACGTGATGCGGCTGGAGCTGGCCCGGCAGGACCTGGTGCGGCTGCACGAGAAGACCGAGGGCTGGGTCGCCGGGCTGCAGATCGCCGCACTCTCGCTGCGTGGCCGCACGAGCCCCGCGGAGTTCGTCGCGTCGTTCTCCGGCCGGCACCGCGACGTCTTCGACTTCCTGGGCGAGGAGGTCCTCGACCGGCAGCCCGCGGAAGTGCGGCGGTTCCTCGTCGAGACGTCGATCCTCGACCAGCTGAGCGGGCCGCTGTGCGACGCGGTCACCGGCCGCACCGACGGGCAGGAGACGCTGGAGCGGCTGGAGCGGGAGAACCTGTTCGTGGTCGCGCTGGACGACGAACGCCGCTGGTACCGATACCACCACCTGTTCGCGGACTTCCTCCGGCTGGAGCCGGATCGTGCCCGGCCGGGGCCGGATCGCGGCGAGCTTCACGCGCGGGCGTCCCGGTGGTGTGAGGCGAACGGCGCCCTGCCCGACGCGATCGGGCACGCGATCTCGGCGGCCGACCACGACCGCGCGATCGGCCTGATCCTGGCGGGCGCCGACGCGGCCTGGAGCCGGGGCGAGGTGCCGACCGTCCTCGGCTGGATCGAGGCGCTGCCCGCCGACGTGCGGGAGCAGCAGCCCAGGCTGGTCCTTCAGCAGGCGCTGGCCCTGGCGCTGACCGGCAAGCCGGACCGGGCACAGCGGCTCGCCGAGTCCGTCCGTGGCGAGGAGCCGCTGCTGGCGGGGTTCTCGGCCGCCGTCCGGTCGTGGTGCGCCCGGCTCCGCGGCGATCTGCACCCCGCCATCGACCTGGCCCGGCAGGCGCTCACGCTCCTGCCCGCCGATCGGGGCGGGCTGCGCGTCTTCGCCGCGGATTCCCTCGGCGATTCGCTGTGGTCACTCGGCGATCTCCCGGCGGCGGAGACGGCCCTCACCGACGCCGCCGCCATCGGCACCGACGCCGGCCACGTCTACGGGACGCTGTCGGCCCTGACGCTGCTCGCGCGAGTCCAATCCGAACGCGGGCGGCTCGGCCGGGCACACGCCACGCTGCTGCGCGCCGAGCGGTACGCGCTGCAGCAGGACATGGGCGCGTCCTCGGCCACGGCCGCGCTTCACCTGGGGCTGGCGGCGCTGCAGTACGAGCGCGACGACCTGGACGCCGCCGAGGTGGCGTTCCGCACCGGCGTCGAGTCGGCCGAACGAACCGGCAACGTCACCGATCTGACCTGGGGCCTCGTCGGACTGTCCCGGCTCGAACAGGCCCGCCACCGCCCCGACGCGGCGCTCGCCACCGCGCTGCGGGCGGAGCGGGTCGCCCGGGACTACGGGGCCAACCCGGAGGCCGTGGTCGCCGCGGCCTGGATGGTGCGGCTCCGCCTGCTGCGCGATGAGCTCCCGGAGGCCGCCGCCGCCGAACAGACGCTGGCCCGGCACGCCGAGGCCGGAACGCCGGGCGCCGAGATCCCCGGCAGGCTCGCCGCGGCGCGGCTGTCGCTGGCGCGCGGCCGCTCGCGCGACGCGTTGCGTCTGCTGCGGCCGCTCCGCGACGCCGCGCAGGCCGCCGGCCGGGGGCGGGATCTGCTGGAGATCCTGGTGGTGCAGGCGCTGGCGTCGGAGCCGGACGAGGCCGCCGCGACGCTGGCCGACGCGCTCGCGCGCGCGGCGCCGGAGCACTACGTCCGGACGTTCGTCGACGAGGGCCCGGCGCTGGCCGCGCTTCTCCCGCGGGTCGACGGCGCGGAGGAGCTCCGGGCTGCCTTCGAGCGGCAGCAGGCCGTCCCACCGGAACCGGCGCTCGCCGAGCCGATGACCGATCGCGAGTCGGACGTCCTGCGGCTGCTCGCCGCCGGCAAGACGAACCGGGAGATCGCAGCGGAGCTGTTCGTCAGCGTCGGCACCGTCAAGACGCATCTGAACAACCTGTACCGCAAGCTGGGCGCGCACAGCCGGACGCAGGCGCTCGCGCGGGCCCGAGCGCTGAATCTGCCGTCGATCTCTACCTTTCGGTAG
- a CDS encoding glycosyltransferase family 2 protein translates to MTDWLPDLPTLRAALVAVLDTIGDLVFWYFLAINSSYLLLILLASIEFTQYLRRQSYAGREETYVSPLTPPVSVLVPAYNEELTIVESVRAMLALRYPAFEVVVVIDGSTDRTLARLTEAFDLVRTIRVIPDDVPTRSPILASYAPRAGTPALTVIHKVNGGRADALNTALNASRHPLVCMVDADSLLDPDALLAVAQPFGDDPLRVVATGGVIRVVNGCAVRAGRITEVRAPRQWLPRIQVAEYLRAFLLGRTGWSKLDGLLVISGAFGLFRRDVVVAAGGLDAASIGEDAELVVRLHRQLRRRRERYRILFVGEPVSWTEVPSTRDVLARQRRRWQRGLIELLTKHVTMIGNPRYGRIGTVALPYFLLFEALAPLLELAGVILVPLGLALGVVDPGFAFQLLLVAYGYAILVTFAAIAVEEFAFHRYKRWRDLGVLVLAAVVENFGFRQLTAWWRVQGTYQAIRRTRADWGVMTRAGFEDVPD, encoded by the coding sequence ATGACCGATTGGCTGCCCGACCTGCCAACGCTCCGAGCCGCGCTGGTCGCCGTCCTCGACACGATCGGCGACCTCGTGTTCTGGTACTTCCTGGCGATCAACAGCAGCTACCTGCTGCTGATCCTGCTCGCCTCGATCGAGTTCACCCAGTACCTGCGGCGGCAGTCGTACGCCGGTCGTGAGGAGACCTACGTCAGCCCGCTGACCCCGCCGGTCTCGGTGCTCGTGCCCGCGTACAACGAGGAGCTGACGATCGTCGAGTCGGTGCGGGCCATGCTCGCGCTGCGCTACCCGGCGTTCGAGGTCGTCGTCGTGATCGACGGCTCCACCGACCGGACCCTGGCGCGGCTGACCGAGGCGTTCGACCTCGTGCGCACGATCCGCGTGATTCCCGACGATGTTCCGACCCGGTCACCGATCCTGGCCAGCTACGCGCCCCGCGCGGGAACCCCGGCGCTGACCGTCATCCACAAGGTCAACGGCGGCCGCGCCGACGCGCTGAACACCGCGCTCAACGCCTCCCGGCATCCGCTGGTCTGCATGGTCGACGCGGACTCGCTGCTCGACCCCGACGCGCTGCTCGCGGTCGCGCAGCCGTTCGGCGACGACCCGCTGCGGGTCGTCGCGACCGGCGGCGTCATCCGGGTGGTCAACGGGTGCGCGGTCCGGGCCGGCCGTATCACCGAGGTCCGCGCGCCCCGCCAGTGGCTGCCGCGGATCCAGGTCGCCGAGTACCTGCGGGCGTTCCTCCTCGGACGAACCGGCTGGTCGAAGCTCGACGGGCTGCTCGTCATCTCCGGCGCGTTCGGTCTCTTCCGGCGGGACGTCGTGGTCGCCGCCGGTGGTCTGGACGCCGCGTCGATCGGGGAGGACGCCGAGCTGGTCGTCCGTCTGCACCGGCAGCTACGGAGGCGGCGGGAGCGCTACCGGATCCTGTTCGTGGGCGAACCGGTGTCCTGGACCGAGGTGCCCAGCACCCGGGACGTCCTGGCGCGGCAGCGGCGACGCTGGCAGCGCGGCTTGATCGAGCTGCTGACCAAACACGTGACGATGATCGGCAACCCCCGCTACGGCCGGATCGGCACCGTCGCGCTGCCCTACTTCCTGCTGTTCGAAGCGCTCGCTCCGCTGCTGGAGCTGGCCGGGGTGATCCTGGTTCCGCTCGGGCTGGCGCTCGGGGTCGTCGATCCCGGGTTCGCGTTCCAGCTCCTGCTGGTCGCCTACGGCTACGCGATCCTGGTGACGTTCGCGGCGATCGCGGTGGAGGAGTTCGCGTTCCACCGCTACAAGCGCTGGCGGGACCTGGGCGTGCTCGTCCTCGCCGCGGTCGTCGAGAACTTCGGGTTCCGGCAGCTGACCGCCTGGTGGCGCGTCCAGGGCACCTACCAGGCGATCCGGCGCACCCGCGCGGACTGGGGCGTGATGACCCGTGCGGGCTTCGAGGACGTGCCGGACTAG
- a CDS encoding HEAT repeat domain-containing protein gives MSDALAGSGILGWSVAAVLGLCAALVVVTAVRRLWVEVSTRRRAALEDPVRPLVLTLAADADEDGDALRTLAAVPTATWVAVEPLVVRVLGKVRGEARGVLTGLLESRGAAQRARRDIHRRSAVRRARAAETLGLLGDESSIEVLRERLADRSPDVRRVAVRALGRIGDPSVAPALIGALDGARTVPAQSVIQAVLRLGTRAAPPLLPALHDESETVRAAVAEIFGLLRAVAATQALVASVTEDPSLDVRVRAAKALGAIGHPAGVDALVGVIRSAEHSTLRAAAARGLGELGSERAVRVLIPLLYERVHVVADAAATSLLQLGAPGRTALTTVLSTARPGPVFGRTVTDLHADWGSEEALVALAADVRSVSTAACYAAAALDADRRVQPE, from the coding sequence GTGTCCGACGCATTGGCCGGGTCCGGGATCCTCGGCTGGTCCGTCGCGGCCGTGCTGGGCCTCTGTGCGGCACTCGTCGTGGTCACGGCGGTTCGCCGGTTGTGGGTCGAGGTGTCGACCCGTCGGCGCGCGGCACTCGAGGACCCGGTCCGCCCGCTGGTGCTGACGTTGGCGGCCGACGCCGACGAGGACGGGGACGCGTTGCGGACGCTGGCGGCGGTGCCCACGGCCACCTGGGTCGCGGTCGAGCCGCTCGTCGTCCGGGTGCTGGGCAAGGTTCGTGGTGAGGCCCGCGGGGTGCTCACCGGGTTGCTGGAGTCCCGCGGCGCTGCCCAGCGAGCCCGCCGCGACATCCACCGCCGCAGTGCCGTCCGGCGCGCCAGGGCCGCCGAGACGCTCGGGCTGCTGGGCGACGAGTCGTCGATCGAGGTTCTCCGCGAGCGGCTGGCCGACCGTTCGCCGGACGTCCGGCGGGTCGCGGTGCGGGCCCTCGGACGCATCGGTGACCCGAGCGTGGCCCCGGCGCTGATCGGCGCGCTCGACGGCGCCAGAACGGTGCCTGCCCAGAGCGTCATCCAAGCGGTTCTGCGGTTGGGGACGCGAGCGGCACCGCCGCTCCTGCCCGCGCTGCACGACGAGAGCGAGACCGTGCGCGCCGCCGTCGCCGAGATCTTCGGTCTCCTGCGCGCGGTTGCCGCCACCCAGGCACTGGTCGCGTCGGTGACCGAGGACCCGTCGCTGGACGTCCGTGTCCGAGCCGCGAAGGCGCTCGGAGCGATCGGCCATCCGGCGGGCGTCGACGCGCTCGTCGGCGTGATCCGGTCCGCCGAGCACTCGACGCTGCGCGCGGCCGCCGCCCGTGGGCTGGGCGAACTGGGGTCGGAGCGGGCGGTCCGGGTCCTGATCCCGCTGCTCTATGAGCGGGTTCACGTGGTGGCCGACGCGGCGGCGACCTCGCTGCTCCAGCTCGGCGCACCGGGGCGCACCGCGCTGACCACCGTGCTCTCCACCGCACGGCCCGGACCGGTCTTCGGCCGGACCGTCACCGATCTGCACGCGGACTGGGGCTCGGAAGAAGCGCTGGTAGCGCTGGCCGCCGACGTCCGCTCGGTGAGCACCGCGGCCTGTTACGCGGCCGCCGCCCTCGACGCCGACCGACGGGTCCAGCCCGAATGA